Genomic DNA from Deltaproteobacteria bacterium PRO3:
GACCATCATCCTGGTCAGCGACGGCGAGGAGAGCTGCGGCGGCGACCCGGTCGCGGTGGCGAAGTCGCTGATCGCGAAGGGCTTCAAGCTCAAGATCAACGTGATCGGCTTCGACGTCGACGCCAACGCCAAGAACCAGCTGGCGGCCATCGCCGGCGCCACGGGAGGCCAGTATTTCGACGCCAAGGACTCCGCCAGCCTGACCGGTACCCTGCAGAAATTGACTCAGGAGTCCCTGGTCATCCAGAAGGCGGGCTCCTCGGTCTACGGCGAGGAGATCCGCGGCGGCGACAACTACGAGACGTCCGTCCCCATCCCGGTCGGCAAGCTCCTCCGCCTCAACCACCATCAAAAGCAGAACCAATACGATTATTTCTCCGTCGACGCGAAGCCGGGGCAGAAGATCGTCGTCTCGCTGGAGACCGGCGAGAAGGGCGTGCGCATCAATCCCGACAACACTTATGAGGAAAATCTGAACCCCTACGCCGGGATCAGCCTGCAGAGCCCGCAAAAGACGCAAATCGCCCATCAGGAGATCATCGGCGGGAAGAACGACGCCAAGCAGATTATCTTCCCGGTGCCCACGGACGGCGGCGGCAAATATTACGTCCTGGTCGGGTCTTCCTACGACCACCAGCACAAGGACCACCGCTTCAAGGTCGAGATCTCCGAGCTCTTCGACGCAGGCAGCAAGCAGGACGCGGGCGACACGCGGGACACCGCCTTGGTGATCCAGCCGGGCACCCACAAGGGCTACGTCAATCCGAACGACGAGATCGACACCTATCGCGTCCAACTCCCCGCCGGCACCGTGACGATCCGCGCCCGACCGGTCAGCGAAAAGGTCCACATGGGCCTCGAGCTCTTCGACGCCGACGGCGTCCGCGTCGGCGGCGAGAATGCCCCCAATCCCGGGGCGGTCGCGAAGATGGAGAACCTTCCGCTCGCCAAGGCGGGCGAATACGTCCTGAAGGTCAAGGGCGGCTACCATCCCGCCGCGCGCTTCGGCGCCGCCCTCGACCGGCT
This window encodes:
- a CDS encoding VWA domain-containing protein is translated as MKKSVISFLSILSLALAAATASAASRIEYILDVSGSMNALSGGEKRIDAAKKSLTAMVQGIPDGTIVALRLYSHRVPPADKAKSCQDTELVIPFGPINKPQFLSVVNAATPLGQTPIAYSLEQAANDFVMGADEAQTIILVSDGEESCGGDPVAVAKSLIAKGFKLKINVIGFDVDANAKNQLAAIAGATGGQYFDAKDSASLTGTLQKLTQESLVIQKAGSSVYGEEIRGGDNYETSVPIPVGKLLRLNHHQKQNQYDYFSVDAKPGQKIVVSLETGEKGVRINPDNTYEENLNPYAGISLQSPQKTQIAHQEIIGGKNDAKQIIFPVPTDGGGKYYVLVGSSYDHQHKDHRFKVEISELFDAGSKQDAGDTRDTALVIQPGTHKGYVNPNDEIDTYRVQLPAGTVTIRARPVSEKVHMGLELFDADGVRVGGENAPNPGAVAKMENLPLAKAGEYVLKVKGGYHPAARFGAALDRL